A genomic segment from Lagenorhynchus albirostris chromosome X, mLagAlb1.1, whole genome shotgun sequence encodes:
- the LOC132513150 gene encoding dedicator of cytokinesis protein 11-like produces MGKRNIARVHDAWMSKHFGIDRKSQTMPALRNRSGIMQARLQHLSSLESSFTLNHSSATTEADIFHQALLEGNTATEVSLTVLDTISFFTQCFKSQLLNNDGHNPLMKKVFDIHLAFLKNGQSEVSLKHVFASLRAFISKCELYRWPLNVQATYLI; encoded by the exons ATGGGGAAAAGAAACATAGCAAG ggTGCATGATGCCTGGATGTCAAAACACTTTGGAATAGACCGAAAATCGCAAACCATGCCAGCTCTCCGAAACAGATCAGGAATAATGCAGGCCCGGCTTCAGCATCTTAGTAGCCTGGAAAGTTCATTTACACTTAATCACA GTTCTGCAACAACTGAAGCAGACATTTTCCATCAGGCACTTCTTGAAGGCAATACTGCTACTGAAGTTTCCCTAACAGTACTAGATACCATATCATTTTTCACCCAGTGCTTCAAG AGCCAACTTTTAAATAATGATGGCCACAACCCGTTAATGAAAAAAGTATTTGATATTCATCttgcttttcttaaaaatggGCAATCTGAAGTGTCGCTGAAACATGTCTTTGCCTCACTGCGAGCTTTCATTAGTAAG TGCGAATTGTATCGGTGGCCTCTAAATGTTCAGGCCACTTACCTCATCTAA